Proteins from a single region of Paraburkholderia aromaticivorans:
- the dmpG gene encoding 4-hydroxy-2-oxovalerate aldolase — protein sequence MNLQGKKITVHDMTLRDGMHPKRHLMTLEQMKSIACGLDAAGIPLIEVTHGDGLGGSSVNYGFPAHSDEEYLGAVIPLMKQAKVSALLLPGIGTVDHLKMAKELGVHTIRVATHCTEADVSEQHIALARKLEMDTVGFLMMAHMNSPEGLVGQAKLMESYGANCVYITDSAGYMLPDDVRARLGAVREALKPETELGFHGHHNLAMGIANSIAAVECGATRIDAAAAGLGAGAGNTPMEVLVAVCDRMGIQTGVDVWAIQDVAEDLVVPIMDFPIRIDRDSLTLGYAGVYGSFLLFAKRAEQKYGVPAREILVELGRRGMVGGQEDMIEDTAITLAKARASKAQKVAA from the coding sequence ATGAACCTGCAAGGAAAAAAAATCACCGTCCACGACATGACGTTGCGTGACGGCATGCATCCGAAGCGCCATTTGATGACGCTGGAGCAAATGAAAAGCATCGCCTGCGGCCTGGACGCAGCCGGGATCCCCCTGATTGAAGTCACGCACGGCGATGGCCTGGGCGGCTCGTCGGTCAACTATGGCTTTCCGGCCCACAGCGATGAAGAATATCTGGGGGCCGTGATCCCGCTCATGAAGCAGGCCAAGGTCTCGGCTTTACTGTTGCCGGGCATCGGCACCGTCGATCATCTGAAGATGGCCAAGGAGCTTGGCGTGCACACCATCCGGGTGGCTACGCACTGCACCGAGGCTGACGTGTCAGAGCAGCACATTGCCCTGGCGCGCAAGCTTGAGATGGACACGGTGGGCTTCCTGATGATGGCGCATATGAACAGTCCTGAAGGGCTGGTCGGGCAGGCAAAGCTGATGGAGTCGTACGGCGCCAACTGTGTCTACATTACCGATTCGGCTGGCTACATGCTGCCCGATGATGTCAGGGCCCGCCTTGGCGCGGTGCGTGAGGCGCTCAAGCCGGAGACGGAACTGGGCTTTCACGGCCACCACAATCTGGCGATGGGGATCGCCAACTCCATTGCGGCCGTTGAGTGTGGCGCCACCCGCATCGACGCCGCCGCGGCTGGTCTCGGTGCGGGTGCGGGCAACACGCCGATGGAGGTGCTGGTCGCCGTATGCGACCGAATGGGGATTCAGACCGGAGTGGATGTGTGGGCCATTCAGGACGTGGCCGAAGACCTGGTCGTGCCGATCATGGACTTCCCCATCCGGATCGACCGCGACTCGCTCACCCTGGGTTACGCCGGGGTCTACGGGTCGTTCCTGCTGTTTGCCAAGCGCGCCGAGCAAAAGTATGGCGTACCGGCGCGCGAGATCCTGGTCGAGCTTGGGCGCCGGGGCATGGTCGGTGGCCAGGAAGACATGATTGAAGACACGGCCATCACGCTGGCCAAAGCGCGTGCGTCAAAGGCGCAGAAGGTGGCGGCATGA